In the genome of Deltaproteobacteria bacterium, one region contains:
- a CDS encoding flagellar hook protein FlgE: MGIFSALFSGVNGINSNGSVVSVIGDNIANVNTVGYKASRASFEDILAGSESNVGLGSRISSVDPLFGQGGFESSSSVTDMAIDGNGFFMVENATDSSAFYSRAGQFHINKDGFIVNANDERLQGYQVTSGAITSNVDSLVVSQAPVQPSSSSTISVDANLNSNSTAPAAFSAANPTGTSNFSAGVTVYDSLGNSHLVTIYFRKTATNEWQWYSLANGAEVTNPTSGVNYVGGSGTLSFNNSGALTSGSTSAAFTFLGAASQTLTFDFGTGTAASGTGLDGVTQFGSSSAISNISQNGYASGSLLSIDVSSSGTITGNYSNGTTQTLGQVAIATFSDQQQLRRVGNNNFQETLNSGSPLIGAPGSSGKGTIVSSTLEQSNVDLANELIRMVIIQRGFQANSRTIATVNDLLAQLVTLGQG, from the coding sequence ATGGGTATCTTTAGCGCGCTGTTCTCCGGGGTCAACGGGATCAACTCCAACGGGTCCGTGGTCTCGGTGATCGGTGACAATATCGCGAACGTGAACACGGTCGGCTACAAGGCCAGCCGCGCATCGTTCGAAGATATCCTCGCCGGCAGCGAGTCGAACGTCGGCTTGGGATCGCGTATCTCTTCCGTCGATCCGTTGTTTGGCCAAGGCGGATTCGAGTCCTCCAGCTCCGTGACCGATATGGCGATCGACGGCAACGGATTCTTCATGGTGGAAAACGCCACCGATTCGTCGGCGTTCTATTCACGCGCCGGACAGTTCCATATCAATAAAGACGGCTTCATCGTGAATGCGAACGATGAGCGGCTGCAGGGCTATCAAGTCACCAGCGGCGCGATCACGTCGAACGTCGATAGCCTGGTCGTCTCGCAAGCGCCGGTGCAACCGAGTTCGTCGAGTACGATCAGTGTCGATGCGAACTTGAATTCCAATTCCACGGCGCCTGCGGCCTTCAGTGCCGCGAATCCGACCGGGACCTCGAACTTTTCGGCCGGTGTCACGGTCTACGATTCGTTGGGGAATAGCCACTTGGTGACGATTTATTTCCGCAAGACGGCGACGAACGAATGGCAATGGTATTCGTTGGCGAACGGCGCGGAAGTTACCAACCCGACGTCGGGCGTCAATTATGTCGGCGGTAGCGGGACGTTGTCCTTTAATAATAGTGGCGCGCTCACGTCCGGGAGCACCTCGGCGGCCTTTACGTTCCTCGGCGCGGCGTCGCAGACGCTCACGTTCGACTTCGGCACCGGCACCGCGGCTTCCGGTACCGGCCTTGACGGTGTGACCCAGTTCGGGAGTTCGTCGGCCATCAGTAATATCTCCCAAAACGGCTATGCCTCGGGATCGCTGCTGAGTATCGATGTCTCGAGCTCGGGCACGATTACCGGCAACTATTCGAACGGCACTACGCAGACGCTGGGACAAGTGGCGATCGCGACATTTTCCGATCAACAGCAGTTGCGCCGCGTCGGAAATAATAATTTCCAGGAAACGCTAAATTCCGGTTCGCCGCTGATCGGCGCGCCGGGGAGTTCGGGGAAGGGGACGATCGTTTCGAGCACGTTGGAACAATCCAACGTCGACTTGGCCAACGAATTGATCCGGATGGTGATCATCCAGCGTGGGTTCCAGGCCAACT